The nucleotide sequence GAAGCGGCTGCGGCATCCGCTGGTCGGCGAACTCGCCCTGGGCTTCGAGGGGTTGCGGGTGACGGGTGACGCGGACCTCTCCCTGATCGTCTACCACGCCGAACCGGACTCCCCGTCGGCCGAGTCCCTGCGCCTGCTGGCCAGTTGGGGCGCGGCCTCGGTGCCGACGCTCTAGCGGACCCCCGCGAAACGCGAGTGCCGCCCCTCACCAGGAGGGGCGGCACTCGTGCGCTCAGGGGGTGTTCCGGGGTGGGATCAGACGGCCGAACCGGCCTTCCACTGCGCCCAGTCCATGTTCCAGCCGTTGAGGCCGTTGTCCGGGGCGACGGTCTTGTCACCGGTGTTCTGGAGGACCACCACGTCACCGACGAGGGAGTTGTTGAACACCCAGGCGGCCGGGGTGTTGGGGTCCTTGGCGCCCTTGGTGTCGGACAGGCCCACACAGCCGTGGCTGGTGTTCACGCTGCCGAAGATGGACTTCGCGCCCCAGTAGTTGCCGTGCAGGAAGGTGCCGGAGCCGGTGAGGCGGATGGCGTGCGGCACGTCCTTGATGTCGTACTCGCCCTTGCCGTCGTCGTCGGTGAAGCCGACGGTCGCGCCGTTCATCCGGGTCTGCTCGAACTTCTCGGACATGACCATGGTCCCGGCGTACGTCTTGTTCTCCGGGGAGCCGGCCGAGATCGGGATCTGCTTGACGACCTTGCCGTCCCGCGTGATCTTCATCTGCTTGGTCTTGGCGTCGACGTACGAGACCTGGTTGCGGCCGACGTGGAAGGTGATCGTCTTCTGCTGGACGCCGAAGACGCCGTCGGCACCCTCGACACCGTCGAGCGCCAGCTTCAGCGTGACGGTGGAGTTCTCCTTCCAGTACGTCTCCGGGCGGAAGTCGATGCGGTTGGCGTTGAACCAGTGACCGACGACCTCCTGGCCACTGCTGGAGGAGACCGTGATCCCCTTCTGCACGGCGGCCTTGTCGGTGATCGCCTTGTCGAAGTTGATCGACACGGGCATGCCCACCCCGACGGTGCTGCCGTTGTCCGGGGTGAAGTTGCCTATGAAGCTGTTGGACGGCGAGACCGTGGTGAAGGAGGCGTTCTCGTGGGCCACGCGGCCCTCGGAGTCCTTGGCCTCGGCGGCGAGCTTGTAGGTCGTCGACCGCTCGAGCTGGGTGGTCGGCTTCCAGCTCAGCTTGTCGGCGGAGAGCTCACCGTCGACGGGCTTGCCGTCCGCGGTGGTCATGCTCACGCCGGTCAGGGTGCCCTTGGCGACCTTGACCGCGGCCGAGTTGTTGATGGAGGCGTTGTTCGAGCCGTCCTTCGGCGTGATCGTGATCTGCGCCTCGGAGGACTTCTTCGCCGCCGCCTCGTCGGCCTTCGCCTGCGAGCTCTCACCGCCGTCGGACGCACTGGCGTCACCGCCGCCGGAACAGCCCGTGAGCACGAGCACACCACCGAGCAGTGCGGACGCGACCGTCAGGCCCTTGCGCCGCTTACTGTCCGTCATCACACGCTTCTCCATCGTTGCCGAATCCGCCAGAACC is from Streptomyces seoulensis and encodes:
- a CDS encoding L,D-transpeptidase, whose amino-acid sequence is MEKRVMTDSKRRKGLTVASALLGGVLVLTGCSGGGDASASDGGESSQAKADEAAAKKSSEAQITITPKDGSNNASINNSAAVKVAKGTLTGVSMTTADGKPVDGELSADKLSWKPTTQLERSTTYKLAAEAKDSEGRVAHENASFTTVSPSNSFIGNFTPDNGSTVGVGMPVSINFDKAITDKAAVQKGITVSSSSGQEVVGHWFNANRIDFRPETYWKENSTVTLKLALDGVEGADGVFGVQQKTITFHVGRNQVSYVDAKTKQMKITRDGKVVKQIPISAGSPENKTYAGTMVMSEKFEQTRMNGATVGFTDDDGKGEYDIKDVPHAIRLTGSGTFLHGNYWGAKSIFGSVNTSHGCVGLSDTKGAKDPNTPAAWVFNNSLVGDVVVLQNTGDKTVAPDNGLNGWNMDWAQWKAGSAV